The DNA sequence CCCTTATTGATAGTTCATGCCACACGGCCCGAAAGGGttggaaaacaaaaacagtGGTGAAATTCCCGTGAAACACATTAATGTCTATACAGTGTTATGTGTATTTAATTCAATTCCTCCGAATCCCCGTGAACCCATTATTACCTTACTTTAAGCCACGCACCAACCGCAAGTTATTAACACAGTCACATGCCCTCACCTCTttataacttctctctctcaagaacTCCATCTCCTCATTCCATTCACTCTCTCCGTCGTTCCCAAAATGGCACTCTTTTTCTCACTTCCAACTACTCTactgcttctgcttctgcttctttctttgtgcCTATTGCCACTTGCTATGCCCTTTACAGTTATAATGTCCGATTCCTCTACCCTCGTTGATGGCCCACAATCCGGGTTCTCCATGAACAAATACGGGTTCCGAACCAACACCCGTGAGCAAGAGGCAGTCTATGATATCATGAAGGCTACCGGGAATGATTGGGCCACCAACATCCCTGATGTGTGTCGTGGCCGGTGGCATGGCATCGAGTGCATGCCCGACAAGGATAATGTCTACCACGTTGTCTCCCTCTCCTTTGGGGCATTGTCCGACGACACCGCCTTCCCAACATGCGACCCGACACGTTCTTATATTTCACCATCCATAACTAAGCTTCCACACATTAGGACCCTATTCTTTTACCGTTGTTTCAGTTACAACCCTCAGCCTATTCCAGCATTTTTGGGTCAATTGGGTCCAACACTACAGACTTTGGTCCTTAGAGAAAATGGCCATGTGGGCTCCATCCCTACTGAACTAGGCAATCTTACCCGTTTAAAGGTCCTTGATCTTCACAGAAACAATCTCAATCATACCATTCCTATCTCACTAGGTCGGATAGCCGGTCTAAGGTCATTAGATCTAAGTGGGAACAAACTAACCGGTTCAATACCCGGTTTAAGCTTCCCATCTTTGAATATTTTGGACCTTAGCCAAAATCTTTTGATGGGTTCAATCCCACCTACTCTTGGAACTTGTCATTCCTTAATCAAAATGGATTTTAGTCGTAATCGTCTCAGCGGCCCAATCCCAGACTCAATTGATGGCCTAAAGGACCTTATGCTTATGGATTTGAGCTATAATCGTCTCTCGGGCCCACTTCCCATATCGCTTAGAAGCTTAATCTCTCTCCAAGCATTGATTATCAAAGGAAATCCAATGGGGTCTGATGCAATTCCCAGTGATGGGTTCGATGGCATGAAAGGTTTAATGATCTTAGTATTATCAAATATGAACCTACACGGTTCAATCCCAGAATCACTAGGCCAATTGACAAACCTTCGTGTCCTGCATCTTGATGGGAATCAATTCAACGGTTCAATTCCCGTTAACTTCAAGTACTTGAAGAATCTTAGCGAGTTAAGACTGAACGACAACCGGCTCACCGGGTCGGTTCCTTTTGGAAGAGAAATGGTATGGAGGatgaaaaggaaattaaggCTTTTCAACAATCCCGGACTGTGCTACAAAGCTGAGAGTGGTTTGGATGAAGATTCAGATTCATGGTTTCATCCTGGCATTGGTTTGTGTGAGGTGCCAAGGCCAGAGTCAGGAAGATCTGTACAGCATCTTTCAACCCTTGAAAGATACGTACCAAGAACATTCATTAATGTCTCATCCGACGCAGTATTTAAAATTTCAGTTCCCGTTGGCTTGATTCAGCTGGCTGCACTGCTGCTGTGTACTTCCACTTTAATGTAAGTCTCAAGATAGgtaggaagaaagaaagaaaagcaatgtAATATACAGtgtagtttatttatattttgctgtatcattaaaaaaataaatagttaggAAGTGACatcttataatatgatattagagCTTTGCTATacaacttccaccacactccacatttcatacttttttaaattttttaaatttttaatattttttttaaatttttttttgagtttattctttttaaattattttaaattttttattcattatttatataataaatatttaataaaagaaaaaaataataaaaattaaaaataatgtagagtgtggaaGTTGTATGAATaataggaggttgagtagattttttaatgatattatatgtCTGAAAGTACTGACAAGGAAGTGTTCTCAAAATCCAACAAAAGCTTATCCCAAGGAAGGTTCGGTTCTTTACCAGGCAGAGGCTGCCATTTCCGACAACTTTTAGCAGCAAGAATCCAAGGCCACTGTGTCTTTGCTCAAAACTACTCCTCAAGGATAAGTGATCCCCGTCAATTTTTGTTAGTTTAGTTTGGTGTGAAGACTTCTATTTTCCTGAAAATTTAAGAGAgagattaatttaattagttatattataattttaacattcttaccatttattatatttttatcactttacTTAACGtgcttgtttggattcgtaagtcatctcagctcatctcaactcatctcactactattcattactatttagcaactttaactcataaatcttactactatttacaactcatctcattactattcacaatccatctcaactcatctcagttcatctcaagtcatctcaattcaatatgtgaaatatataattaaatataataaaatataaagttatagTTTGAACTCACAATTCTTATCTTGACTATtatgtaaattattatttattttaaatgtttaaattaataaaaataaatttaattatttatattatatttttaacatttaatttttctatttgccTTTACcaaaaattttaacatttaatttttctatcttctcactatatatatgcacaaaacaaaagctcttagattattatttattttattttcaaatagtgCATGAGGCGAAATCGCTTTCATAAACTATACTAGGCATAAATTAaggtaaaaatttaattgtaagtgATTATGCGTATTAATACGCtcactcattcaatatgattggtcagaaaataaattttattgaaaataatactaatttaaatttaaaatataaagacaataaCATTAATACGTAGATTGGTACGCAAACTTGATTGTATATAGTAAAATTCTAAATCAAGAGCCCAGGATATCTTCCAAGAGATGTCATTCCAAATACTACAAGATTGATTAACATCCTCGACACAcagtttttttgaaaagaaaaaaaaaactaggtaACATGCCATTGTCAAGTAACTTTACAAAGAGAATTTAGAACAGCAGCCACATTGACAGCTTTGTCGTCGAGGGCTCCCCAAAACTATTGGCATCTGGATCTGACATCAATGATTGGTAGGCATaccatctttatatttttttataataaagcaGATCATggaatttgtatttataaattctaaTGCATTGAAGTTTAATTATGTTCGAAATTGTACATTTCCACCTTAGTTCTATTCAGTTTCATCCCCACATTGGTCAGTGTCCAGTGCACAGATACAGACATACCTCGAGACCCAACAGTCCTAGCTTCAATCAGCCCCTCACTGCGAATACAAATATAGTTCGAGCAACTAGCTTCTTGGGTTCTGTCATTCAACTTTatagaattccaaaaaataaaaaataaaaaaaatacccaacGTTTTGGCACtttctaaaactttttttatactcttttttttttaaccattcgTTCTTTATGTCAGCCTATTAATTTCCCTAACGCCACCGGAAAggtttgaattttgtgaataatgttatatataattataaattatgtaaatattgtatatttaaaaagttaataatttttttttgaaaaagaatagagtattatttaaaaaaaattaatttttttatgtaaattttactcatttttttaaaaagaatcgTGCATGGCACTTGTACATcctataattgtaaatattatttttctatctaaAAAGCATTGAAGGAAAAACGTTGCATTCATATGAGTGATTCACAAAGGTCTCATAATAAACTAATCAAAATGCTAAACCAAGATctgataaaaggaaaaagaaaagagcatGGCCTAATTTGAATAGAATGgtggtaaaaattaaaaacaagagaTCCACATAGAGCAACCAATTTCTCAATATAATTTTGGTAGTTGGATTATTCTAATATCTATTCATTTTATATTGTTGTCAAGTAATTGAAAACTACgacaatgacaaaaaataacttTGTATTTCAAACCAAAGTGAAAGGATAAGAACATGATTGATTGGATTATTGTAATCAGTTGCATTTTATCCTTTGAAATTAACCACCATTACTTTACTTATAGCATCAATATAAAACAACcaccaaatttaaaaatatatttatgtttctgTATAGTATAgttttgatttatataaattatcatctaatgaaaaaaattaaaaagattaaaaagttgTCCACATCTTGGTGTTTTGAAAATATAGAAACAGCTAGGACCAAGCAACttcaagaaaaaggaaggaaaagccTTGATGGAGAAGGAAGTCTACGTGGTTTCGACTTCCGAGTGCTTACCCACAACTCGCAGCTCCACCGCACGCTTCCTTCTGATAGAAAAAAACTAGACTTTACGACTCCATATGTTTGTTTCTACTTCCACCTCTTAGCGCAATATTTGCCTACATATTAGCTTTTGCTGCACGACTGTTCAAAAagaaatagggaaaaaaaaggcaaaaagttCAAGAAGGAACAAAGAGAGATATGTGTGTACATTCGTCCAAATCGTTACGTTTCGCATCTAATCTTCGTCTTCTTTCGCTCTGGCTTTTCTCTTACATCCTCTCTGTAACCAGCTAGACAaggaaggaggagaagaagcaGAAGTCAAGAGAGGTTGCGAAGTTAGAAGGAGGAGGAAGACCTGATTTTGAAGACCCAGAATTTTTTCAAGGGGTTCGATTATTTAACTTTTCGTGGGTTTGATAGAAGTGGGATATGGCTTTTTACTCAATGTTTTGTTGCGGAAATGTTTCGAATCGGTATGTTgcttacttctttttttttcctattgttGCTCAGTTGTTGTGATTTCAGTTTGGGAAATCTTTTTGATGTGCTGTATTCTGGTGAGAAATGAGAGCAGAGGAGGGGTTGAGTTCTGCATTCAGCTTAGATTTTGGGGACGAGCACTTGGGTCTGGGTGAGAGGAATCTATTAATGGCTTGTTAGGTTGTTAAGAAAATGGTGAGAAAAGGTAGgaatacgagagagagagagaaaaaaaagtggaattTT is a window from the Juglans regia cultivar Chandler chromosome 7, Walnut 2.0, whole genome shotgun sequence genome containing:
- the LOC108998306 gene encoding protein TOO MANY MOUTHS-like — encoded protein: MALFFSLPTTLLLLLLLLSLCLLPLAMPFTVIMSDSSTLVDGPQSGFSMNKYGFRTNTREQEAVYDIMKATGNDWATNIPDVCRGRWHGIECMPDKDNVYHVVSLSFGALSDDTAFPTCDPTRSYISPSITKLPHIRTLFFYRCFSYNPQPIPAFLGQLGPTLQTLVLRENGHVGSIPTELGNLTRLKVLDLHRNNLNHTIPISLGRIAGLRSLDLSGNKLTGSIPGLSFPSLNILDLSQNLLMGSIPPTLGTCHSLIKMDFSRNRLSGPIPDSIDGLKDLMLMDLSYNRLSGPLPISLRSLISLQALIIKGNPMGSDAIPSDGFDGMKGLMILVLSNMNLHGSIPESLGQLTNLRVLHLDGNQFNGSIPVNFKYLKNLSELRLNDNRLTGSVPFGREMVWRMKRKLRLFNNPGLCYKAESGLDEDSDSWFHPGIGLCEVPRPESGRSVQHLSTLERYVPRTFINVSSDAVFKISVPVGLIQLAALLLCTSTLM